The following proteins are encoded in a genomic region of Triticum dicoccoides isolate Atlit2015 ecotype Zavitan chromosome 1B, WEW_v2.0, whole genome shotgun sequence:
- the LOC119303231 gene encoding protein CHUP1, chloroplastic-like — MESPNRAPRKLVQAETPYSTGRLVGGGHARQASLTEEIMVAQDTESSSEVLVKNQRFQDVQGTSPAGAEEVESLKRVVSALEERAAGIESRFHDYCDAKEQESTYQKMQIMCLGMKLELLESQNQRLEAAATEIRAAAEEFAVMRASLDALQSKFRKAARKSRQEFDAIDGRILALDAREAEMATRCRGFEQLVAEMKELVLQLQKGKGTDSESVEVAVERSMRKLSSSKDLLDGMEVLRDRWAADMEELIYLGWITAWLQHDLLVSDGEGAAAKGPVVIGDDDDGTNPTVEEQRKKGEKMVAVAAPINEVELRKTSSNASSCAAGEESCMGLVGCRAGIGRPRLLRKIKGWARGKGPSKSSES, encoded by the exons ATGGAGTCCCCGAACCGGGCGCCGCGGAAGCTGGTGCAAGCAGAGACCCCCTACAGCACCGGCAGGCTCGTCGGCGGTGGACATGCGAGGCAGGCTTCTCTTACTGAAGAAATCATGGTGGCGCAGGACACCGAGAGCTCATCGGAAGTTTTAGTCAAGAACCAGAGGTTCCAGGACGTTCAGGGGACGTCCCCCGCCGGCGCCGAAGAGGTCGAGAGCCTGAAGCGCGTGGTGTCGGCCCTCGAAGAGCGGGCCGCCGGCATCGAGTCGCGGTTCCACGACTACTGTGACGCGAAGGAGCAGGAGTCGACGTACCAGAAGATGCAGATCATGTGCCTGGGGATGAAGCTGGAGCTGCTGGAGTCCCAGAACCAGAGGCTCGAGGCGGCCGCCACGGAGATCCGGGCAGCCGCTGAAGAGTTCGCCGTGATGCGGGCGAGCCTCGACGCCCTGCAGAGCAAGTTCAGGAAAGCTGCCAGGAAGAGCAGGCAGGAATTCGACGCCATTGATGGAAGGATCCTGGCTCTGGATGCCCGGGAGGCAGAGATGGCGACGAGGTGCCGAGGCTTTGAGCAGCTCGTGGCGGAGATGAAAGAGCTGGTTTTGCAGCTACAGAAGGGGAAAGGAACAGACAGTGAG AGCGTGGAGGTCGCCGTGGAGAGGAGCATGCGGAAGCTGTCGAGCAGCAAGGACCTGCTGGACGGGATGGAGGTGCTCCGGGACCGGTGGGCGGCGGACATGGAGGAGCTGATCTACCTCGGCTGGATCACGGCGTGGCTGCAGCACGACCTCCTGGTCAGCGACGGCGAGGGCGCCGCCGCCAAGGGCCCGGTGGTGATaggcgacgacgacgatggcacCAACCCGACGGTGGAGGAGCAGCGCAAGAAGGGGGAGAAGATGGTGGCGGTGGCCGCGCCGATCAACGAGGTGGAGCTCCGCAAGACGTCGTCCAACGCGTCGTCGTGCGCCGCGGGAGAGGAGTCGTGCATGGGGTTGGTGGGCTGCAGGGCAGGAATCGGACGGCCGAGATTGCTCCGCAAGATCAAAGGGTGGGCCAGGGGAAAGGGTCCAAGCAAGAGCAGTGAGTCCTGA